GAAGCAAGTAGAGCAGTGCCGAAGTTCGAGACGAGCGTCAGAGGAGAATGGAAAGCAAATGTCCAGGTTCAAACGAGAAGAAATCAATCCGATCCTCAAGTCTTCATAGGCACAGTATTGAAAGAAAAGGCTATCATTCTGGCGATGCACACCTAGAGGCAACAAGGCCGAAGGATCGCTAGCCTTGCACCAAAGTCCGATCCCCGTGACTTGTTCAGACTGCCAACCGCACATTGGCTGCGCATGATCGCAGCGATCGGGGCCAGAACCCTGACTTCTATCGGACAGCATGACCGGTGTATTCGACTGCGAACGTGAGTCGAGTAGAAATGGCTATTGCGTTGATGATAGAGCTCAAAGATTCAAGATATAGGTCTTGTAGGAGGTGAAAACTCTTGAGATCTGAAAACAATTACTCTGGATGTTCTGTTTGTCGCCAGTGACCTGCTTGTCCGATTGCGCATGCTAGAGTCCTGTTGGTCGCTTCCAAAACACCTCACGTGCTTCTCATTGGAACTGGGTCAGCATAAGGACACCGTGATCCTTATGCCTTCTGAAGACGAGTAAACCATGTGCAAACAGAACTTTGACCGATGCTCCTCGAGATGAAGATCGCGCCTTTTTTGCCGGAAGTAGGGCGTAGGTCGCCACGTGTGCCTTCATTTCACATATCTGGCTTGCTCTCGGAAAACTAGTAAATAGCACCTTCCGTTGGTGATCCCAAAGTTTCTGGCTGAAAAGATGACGGTGTTGAGTGTATGTTTGGAGATGCCCAAgagtgttgttgttgtccGAGCGGACAGACTTTTAGCGCGCTGACCAGCTGGTTGTCAGGCGTGCATCTTTCACAATACCGCTCACATCAAGCATTACCACACGATGTATTTCTCCTGCGTTGTTTCGTATTCTGGGCCGCAGTCATTAGAGTTGCCAATGTTTCGGTTCTCATCAACTGCCGGGCATGGCCACGCCAAAGGCCAACGATGACGTGTCGATCCACTCCACGCGGCATCTGGAGTGCCCTCTTTGGGCTCGAAGCTCGCAGCTCGAAGCTTCGGACTGGAGAAGACGGCAAAAGCGCGAGCTTCCAGCTAAAAGCTCTGACTAACACCGCTAAAGCCGATATCTCATGGGATGTGGACATGCGCTAGCCTTGTTCGAATAGTTTGGGTATAGTCGACAAGGACATGGTTGCATTTCGTCATAAGTACTATCAGCTGTGAGCGGCACTACATAATAAATGTGCTTTCGCTCTTGGTGCTGACATCGATTTCTACTAACAACACGCCCATCATGTCTCTCAAATACAGTAAAGTCCTTGTTCTTGGCGCTACATCCGGCATTGGCTGGGCCCTGGCCGAGAAGATTGTACAAGACGGCAAACACGTTATTGTTGTTGGCCGACGACAAGAGAAGCTGGACGAATTCGCATCGAAGCACGGAGAAGACAATGTTTCGACCAAGGCTTTCGATATCACCAAGCTTGACGAGATACCAAAGTTCGTCCAAGACATCACCAAGGAGCACCCAGATCTCGACTCTGTTATTTTAAACTCTGGAATCCAGCGTGGCTTTGACTTCTCAAAACCCGACACTGTCGACCTAGATGTACTGGAGCTGGAGTTCCGCACAAACTACCTGTCGTACATGCATCTGACGACAGCCTTCATTCCTTTTCTGCAGAAAAAAGACAATGAGACAAGCCTGATCTACACAACGTCTGGACTGGCCCTTCTCCCACTGCCTAGGTGTCCGAACTACTGTGCCTCGAAGGCTGCGCTGCATCACATGATCCTGGTCATCCGTGAGCAGCTCCGAGCCGGACCAGGCAACATCAAGGTCATTGAGATTTTCCCGCCAGCGGTCCAGACCGAACTACACGACGAGAAGCACCAGCCCGACATCAAAGATGGGGGTAGCATCGGCATGCCGTTGAATGAGTTTACAGACGAGGCTTGGAAGAAGTTGACGAACGGCGATGAGCAGATCCCGGTTGGTTTTGTTAGCAACGTCTTTGAAAAGTTCGAGAAGACAAGGCAGGGCATGTTTCATGATATCATGATGAAGATGCACTAGATATCAACGAGCTGCGGAGGAGGATGAGAAAGAGAGCGTTAATGGACTTGAGTAGATAAGTATTACTCGAGCAGCGCTACTGAGAAATAATATAGAACTTCATTGCCAATGTTCAACGCCAGGTAGAAATCGCATGCAATGACTGACGCCTTTGACGTCTGTGTTCCGGGCTTCACACGGACGTTGCGCAAGCAATAAAGGCTGCGCCACGATCTAAAACAGGTGCGGCACGAGCTGCCGAACTCCTTAAGGTCCCCACTTCATGGATACCGCGGATAGACGATCCCTCGTAACCAACGAAGTTTCGAACAACACAACACTCCCACTTGTAACTTCGCGTTGCCTACTTCTGACATACCAACAGTATGCTCTGCCTGTGCATATGTTCAGGACCGCCTGCTGACACGTTATAGCCTCCGTCCACACAATCTTGCACCATGAGCTCTTTCCAGAATGCGATGATCAACCGGTCGCTGGGCGACATCAAGAACGTATGTCGCGCTTCTCGACCTCACAAAGCCGTGTATTGAAACGTGCCCATCAGAACCTTCAATTTCTGCTCGAGTCCGAAGTCATCACCCCCGCTCAGCACGATGCCATGCTGCAGCAGCTCCCCGTTTCCGCCGAGAACTCGACGCGCGCCCTGCCCTCAGCACCCGCGCAGCAAGTCACGAACCAGCTTTCGCAGATGAACCTCCAACCTACACCCTCGCATACACCCGCTCCGGCGTCAGAGAAGAAGCAGAATATCGGTTACTATGCTGACAGCCTTGCGAACCCCCCACCGCCAGCCTACCCATCCACACCCTCTCTCCCCGTCGGCCCTACCATCCTCGCATACGCTTCCGCCATGTACCAGTACAATGCGCAAGACGCTGGCGATTTGGCTCTGCTGCCCAACGACAAGGTCGCCGTCACAGAGTACATGAACGCCGAATGGTGGAAGGGCAAGAACGAGCGCACCGGACAGGAAGGCATCTTCCCTGCCTCGTACGTGCGCAAAGAAGAAAAGTCCATGGTCCCTGCTCCCAGCAACTACGGCAACATGCCGCTCGACGTCTCCAACGGTGCCGCATCGGGCCCTGTCGCCGCTCAACAGGCTGCTCCGGGCGAGCCGAGCAAGTTTGAGCAAGGCGGAAAGAAGTTTGGCAAGAAGTTGGGCAACGCGGCCATCTTCGGTGCAGGTGCGACTATTGGCGGCAAAATTGTGAACGGCATTTTCTGATCGTATGTACAGGTGCGACTATCGGTGGCAACATCGTCAACTCTATCTTCTGAGCAGGTAACTCATGTTGGCCGCTTTTCCATACCTGGCTAGTTTGGCGTTTTGGGTTTTGGGTAGTGAGTGCTTTCTGTTCTTTCATGGTGATGACCCCTTCACTGTTCTGACAACTGTCAGATGTTTCGTTATTTTCATTAGATCTTTCATCCTGGGTCTCGAAAATGAAAGTTTCTTCTATCACCTGGTGCCTTGTTTGCGCTCGCCAGCAGCTGTCATTTCATATATGTTGTCGTCATGCTCCCGAATGCAACACCTTCAGAACACTAGCAGGTAAGCTTCCGCTCACCCGATAGCTAATACCTTCTAGGAGAACGATGTTGACGTGCGATTATAACCCGGTCTGCCTAGCTCGTAGAGCCGTAGAGTAGGAAGATTCCAGTGACTAACCATATGATATTTACACTAAGAAGTGTTCGCTGCAGCTACAAAAACGGCATGTGATAGATACATCATCTGGTCCCTGTCATCTAAACCTTACACCGCCTCACACAAGCCTTAGTTGCTCCTAGTTATTCGCGGGGTGAGTGCTGGCGGAAAGCTAGTAGGCACTGTAGCGGTTATGAGGAGATAGGAATGTGGTATCGGGATAGTGCTCGGGGTGGCAGCGGGTGCGATGGTGCTGGCAATGCTGGTGGTGTGAACTGGAGTTGCACTTGGTGGTCTCAGGAGATGAAAGGTTGGAGGGAGCTGATAACAATATTCTAGCAGCGTGACAgttttgtttgtttgtttgtttgttcTGGCTTGCGCCAGGTTTTTGTTTTTGTTTGCGCTTTCTTCATCGACATAAGGCAAAGTGACGAGAGGAGCAGTAAACCTAAACCTTCTCACTCATCCTGTTGTACATTTTGGGATCAATTTTGGCCAACTACTGGCACAGCCCCCGTTAACGCCGAAACATCAGAATGTTGTAGCCAAACGCCTTCGCTATGCATGTAAATCAAAACTCTTACTTTCGCAGTCCAGAGAAGTCTTTGAGGACGTGAGCCATGTGCGTATTGGTAACTCTACCGTTCTTGCGCGGCGCACGCTTTTTCTTGGGCTTCGGTGTGTTGTCGACAGTCACGCGCGGCGCAGTGGCAACGTTCAGGCCAACATTCAGTAGCGTGTTACGCATATCATCCGGATTGGCGGGGATAGCGATCTTATGCCAGTCGCTGATGAACTGGGTGTCCATGGAATGCTGGAGCGACGGATCGTTGTCCCACACTGTCTTCGGCACGCCGTCCTTGGTCTCCTTCAACAGGATGAGCTTCTTCGCCTGCAGAGGCCTGATCTCGTCCGCTACGTTCGGCCAGCCATCCTTCAGGTCCTTGATTGACAATCCCTGCGCCGACTTTTGACTCTGGAGGTAGGCCTTCAGTTGCTGGGGGTTGCGAATGTTAAGCTTGGGCTTGTAGTGGTACAAGTTTGTCGCGTGGTCGTACCCTATACGGTTGTCCTTGGAAGGCGAGTGGAAGAGCTGACGCAGCTGTTTCCAGTTGGGCTGGTCCTCTCGTACGTTCAGGTACTTCATAATCTCCTCGAACGACAGCTGCTTCAAGCCGTCCTTCAGGTGGTCACGGGCAAAGCCAAACTGAGTGTAGATGTGGTCACCGGTGCCCATGTCCGCTGGCTGCGAGTAGACGACGTTCGCGGCCTCTGCTTGACGCTTACGCTTGGCGCCATTTGCAGATGAGTTGGAGGGCGTTGGCGAGGGCGCGGCGACGTTGAGGAACGACATGGCGGGTGGACTGCGCGAGGTGAAGCTAGTCCTGGTCGCAGCGTGTGCGGCCTGGGGAGGGCGGTCGCGGCAGGTCGAGGCCGACCGATGCGGGTAAAGGCTAGGGTTCCCTTGCGTGTGCAGCGTCTAGCAAAAGGGCCGCACAGCGGTGAAGGACGGCGAGGGTGCGTGCGGGCGAGGATCTCGGTgaaggtgaggtgaggtgagtgGAGGCAGCGCAACATGAATCAAAGGCAACCATGATGCGCGAGCGGGCGGGCTTGGCCCATGCGGTGTTAGCGCGACGTGCGTCAAACAAACGGAAGCTCTGCGCGACTCTCGAGCTCCCATCAACGCGACTTCATTGTCTGCGCCCCTGCCCACACTCTCCTTTGTGTCTCTTTCCCTCGCGCCTTCACCAGCTACTGCCGAAATGTGCTAGGTCTGACGACACACTCACTCACAGACATGGCTGCACCGGCAGTAGACGCCAGCTATCTGGCCGCGTCGTATTCCGTACCCGAGACGACATTCCAATCGCTGCTCTCTGACCCCACGGTCGAGCTCGTGCAGTCGCTCCTCGTGCAAATCGAGGCCAAAGCACGCGAGTACGATGACCTCAGGTCTGACAAGATCAAGGTCGATGTCGAGCTCGAAGCCGCTGTGCAGAGTGGAGATGCTCGCGCGCGCACTCTGAAGGCATCCGCCGACAAGGCGCAGAAAGAAGTGGAGCAGCTGCAGCAAAAGCTGGCGCGGGAAGGTGCGTACAGAGGTGTGGTTGGGGGAAAGAGCATCTACTAATCTGACATACACAGAACTGGCCCGCCAACAGATCGAGAAGGAGCTGAACGACCTCAAGAACTCGTCGACCAGCTCTGCTTCGGAAGTGCAGGCACTTCAGTCCCGCATCAAGACGCTCGAGTCTCAGAACCGTGACACTCTGGCCATGCACGAAGCCAAGGGCGTGGCTCACGACCGCCTCGCGAAAGAACTTTCAGATCAGCACCAGAAGTTTGTTGATCTGCGCAAGCAAGTCTCTGCCCTCGAGGAGAGCAAGCAGTCGCTCGAGAACGCCGCCGCCAATGTCAAGTTTCGAGAGACCAACTTCCAGCAGGAGATTGAGCTCTTGCGCAAGAACAACGAGTGGTTTGAAGGCGAACTCAAGACTCGTTCTGAAGACCAGACAAAGTATCGCAAGGAGAAGAATGCGCAGGTGGCCGAGCTGCAGCGTGCTAACGCAGAGGCATCCGAGACGATCGACACCCTCCGCCGAACAGAAACGTCATTGCGCCAACATATCGAGAAGATTGAGCAAAAGGCCGACGAATCACGCGCACGAATCGAACAGCTCGAGGATGAGGCAACACAGAACCAGTCTTCTTTTCGCAATGAGCTTGATAGCGCACGTCGACTTGCAACACTCCACCAAGAGAGCGCTGAGCTTGTCAAAGGTCGCCTGCAGCAACTTCAGGCTGAGCTGGCTCAATTGAGCGACAACGCTGCCCTCGAGATTGGCCAGCTCCAGGCTGAAGTCGAGTCGGAGCGCAATAAGGTGGCCGAGGCTGAAGGCCGCATTGCAGAGCTGGAGACTGGGCAAGAGAACCTGCTTGCTCAAATTTCTGAGCTCGAGAACGCTGCCCGCATGCCTGCCACACCTCGACGGCCCATGAACAGCGCGTTCGAGACGCCCGGCAGGGCTGGTTCACCTGCCGTCTTTTCGCCAGGAGGCTCGCGTCTGAAGGGTGGCATGTCGGTCACACATTTGTACTCGGAGAACATGCAGTTGAAATCGGAGATCCGCACGCTGCGCGAGAAGAGCGAAGAGAAGGATGCAACGCTGGCCGAGATGCTCGAGTCGCTAGAGCAGGCACAGCCCGAAATTGAAGAGCTTCGCCGTGAGAACGAGATGTTGACAAACCAGACCACCGAAATCAGCGCCCTTCTAGATGAAGCCACAGCAGATCGAGAAGCTGCCCGTAAGGATGTTCGCAAGGCTGTTGGTGATCTGGAAGGCACTTATCGCGAATGCACAACGCTTCGTCAGCAGCTCCAGGATACCGTCACTCAGATGCAGCTCCTGCTCTGGCGTCAAGAAGCAAGCGAGAGGGGCATGGAGTCGCTCACACCGGAGCAACAGGAGCGTGTCCTGCACGCCGCACAACACAATAACGAGATGCCAGATAATCAAATCGAGGAAAACACGGCGACTGGTCACCTTATTGCCAAGCACCTGCTGCTTTTTACGGATATTCAATCATGTTCGCAGAAGAACCAAGAACTTCTGGCAGCCATCCGATCCGTAGCTGAGTCCCATGAGGGACAGGAGGCTCGAGACAAAGCTGAGCAACATAAGAAGGATGAGGAAGAATTGGGACAGTTGCGAGGGAAATTGGCTGATCAGGAAGAGCAAATCAGATCACTTGATCTTCGACTCAAGAGCGTAACGAAAGAACGCGAGATGTACCGTCGCATCACCACCAGCCGCGGACACCAGCTCAATGCTGATGGCACTCCTGACTTTGGACAGTCCTTCGACAGTCGGGCTGCATTCGCGACACCGCCACCCGGAGGCTCTTTCAACATGGACCAGACGCCTCATAGCAAAGAGGTTGCTGGATACGAGAAGCTAATCAAAGATCTGCAATCTCACCTAGATTTGTTGAGAGAGGAGAACGCTACGGATCGTGCTACGCTCAAGCAGCAGGTTGACAGTCTTACCAAGGAGAGCAACCAGCTCCAGAGTGACAAGCTGCGACTCGACAACCAGGTCCGACGCGAGCAGGATCGGTATACTCATCTTGAGGGCAATATGAAGCTGCTTCAGTCCGAAAAGACGACTCTGCAGGAGCGCTACGCTTCCATTCAAGATGCGCTCGCGAAGCAGGATGAGAAGGTCGACAAGGCGCAACAAGAAGCTCTCGACGCTGCAGCGCGAGCTGAGGGGTTGGATCGCGAGATCGTTAACCTGAAGGCTTCGCAGACCATGTGGAAGACTATTGAGGCACGCCTCACAGAACGCAACAAGGAGCTCACGGACGAGCGAGATCGCCTTAGCAAGATGGTCACTGATGTACAGAGTCTTCGCAACGAACAGGAGCTGTCCAACGCTGAAAACCGTCGCCGACTTCAGGATCGGGTTGACGCGCTTGAAGCAGAGCTAAGCATCACTCAACGAAAGCTGGAGGATGAAATTGCTGAGCACAAGAAGACAACACAACAGCGTGACTATGAGCGAACCGATGCCCAGCGCCGTATTGATGATTTCATCAAAGCTAAAAACGAGGCTGATGTCAAGTTCGCTTCAGCTAACACCGCACGACAACAACTTGAGCAGCGTGTCACCGAACTTCAGTCTCAGCTCCAGTCTGCTGAAGAACGCGCACAAGCTCTTCGCCCACGTCAGACCAACCGAGCGGACGAGGACAACGAAGATGCAACAAATCGTGAAGAAGAATTGGAGGCACAAGTTACGGAACTCCAGCGCAAGATTGAGCGCAAGCAAGAGGATCTTGAAGTTGCGAACGGTCAAATCGAGACTTTCCAAGCAATTGCTCAAGAAGCTGAGGACCAGCTTCGCAGCCAATTAGAGACCCACGAACAGTACGAGCAGGAGATGAATGCAGCACAACAGGAGAAGGACGCAACCATTGCCGACTTACAGCAACGTGTTGACGAGATCTCTTCCGAACTTGCAACATCCAACACCGAGCTCACTGAGCTCCGTGGTCAGCATGAGCAAGAAACCCTGCGCCTCACTCAGCAGAAGGATGCTTTGGAGACAGAAATCGCTCGTCTCAAGGGCGATGTTACAGACTACAAGGCGGAAGTGGACAACCAGGCACAGTTGGTAGCTTCGCAGGCGGAGATCGCAACGCGTGCTCAGCAAGACTACGAGCACGAGCTCGCAAAGCACGGCGAGACTATGAAGAGTCTCCGTGTTCTTCGCGACGAGCACAATCAACTCAAGATGGAGATTGCGCAATTCAAGGCTCAGGCTGAAGCCGCGCAAGCGACATTAGCGCAAAACGAGGAGCATTGGACGACCACTCGTGAACAATTTGAAAGTCAAATTGCTGAAGCCCAAAGAAATTACGACGGGGCAAAGCAACACAACAAGACTCTTCTTCGCCAATTCGACGACTACAAGACGCAGATTGAGGCCCTCAAGAGCAACCGTGCCGCTGCCAGTGATGATGCAGCAAACACTACATCGAACTCAAGCGGTCTCCAGGAGATCAACGACTATCTCCGACGCGAGAAGGAGATTCTGGAAGTCCAGCTTAACCTTAAGGACCAAGAGGTTAAGCGACAAGAGCAGCAACTTAACCATTTCCAGACCCAGCTCGATCAAGCTCGCGAGAAGCTCATTGCTGAGCAAGGAAAGGCCCAACAGGGCGGAAGTAATCTGCAGAGCCTTCAGACCCAGGTCGAGCAGCTCAACGTCTACAGAGAGAGCACAACTACTCTACGCAACGAGAACCGTCGCATTGAAGCACAGCTTGCGGAGAAGAACACGGAGATGGAATCTCTTCATGAGCAGCTTGAGCCTCTGCAGGCCCGTGTCGCGGAGTTGGAAGGTGAGATCGAGCTACACCTCGGTCACTTGAAGGCTGTGGAAGAGGACCGTGACCGTTGGCAGAAGCGACACCAGGACGTGCTACAGCGATATGACCGCATTGATCCAAAGGAGCTGGAAGACCTCAAACAGCAGATCGAGACCCTACAGACGGAGCGTGACCAGGCCACCGGACAAGTCACAGAACTCAAAGAACAAGTGACTGGTCTCAACGAGAAAATGCAGTCCACGGAGGGCACACAGGCGACTGCTATGGAAGAGGCGGTTAACATTGCAGTCCGGGCAGCCAAACAAGACGCGAAGGAAAGGTTTAACAAACTTCACGGAGAAAAGATGGGAGTGGTAAGAGCGGAAGTCGCAGCCCTTACCACTGAGCGAAATGAGCTTCAAGAGAAACTCGCATCTGTCCAGCAAGAATTGGACATCGCTCGTCAACAAGCCACCTTGACGCAGTCGGAAAGCACTCAATCGCAGGAGCAGCTAACATCACTCCAACAACAGTTGGAGGAGTTGAAGAGCCAGCTTGCTTCAGCTCAACAAGAACTCGAAACAACAAAGACGGCCCGCGATGAGGCTGTTGCTCGTGCAGATGCCAGCAGCAGTGCTAACGTTGATGTCAACAAAGGTGAAGAGGGCCAGATTGACGAAACCAACTCCGAGCCCCTCCAGCAAGAGGCTGAACGACTCAAGATCCGGGTGACAGAGGCTGAGAACAAGGAGAAGGCCGCTTCCAATGCAGCTGCCGGTCTACAGGTTCAGCTTGGCTTTGCTAGGGAGAAGATCACTGAGCTTGAGCAGAAGGAGGTACGTTCATGCCTGGTGACTGTTGTAATCTACCACTGACCGTTACTCAGGCTGAAGACAAGACGCGCATCGTCAAGCTGGAGGCTGACCTCAAGGCAGCACAGTCTTCTGCACCAGCAGAGACAGAGACAGAGACGCAGACAGCTGTCGAGCCATCAACAGCCGCGCCATACTCTGATGAGATCGACAAACTCAAAGAAGAACTTGCTGCAGCACAGAAGGAAGTTGAAGATCTCCGAACTCGAGCTGAAGCGGCGGAAGCTGCTGCCAGCAATGCGAAGAGCGTGGCACCGACAGAGGCTCAGCCAAACAATGAGCAGCTGGAGGCCACCAAAGCGCAACTGGAAGAGCGTGAAGCACGGGTCGCTGAACTTGAGCTCACTCTTCAGCAAAGACAGACTATGCTTGACCAGCGTGAAACTAAAATCGCAGGTCGAGAGAGCAAAGCTCAGGACCTTCGTGAACAAGCCAACAACAAGATCCGGTCGATCAGGAAGGAGACCGATGAGGAGAAAGCGAAGCTGGCGGTCCAGCACCAGGCTGAGATCGATCAGCTCAAGAAACAGATCGTGGCAAGCGCTACGACAACACCGGGTACTCCTAAGGCCCCTACGTCAGAAACACCAATCAAGTCAGAATCGATCCCTTGGCCTGATGCCAACAAAGACCAGATCAGAGTCTGGATGAACTCAAACAAGGAAGCGAAGGAAGTAGCCCAGATGATTGTGAGCAAGTATACGGCTCCTCTGAAATCCGAAATTGGAGAATTGAACAAGGAGATCGAGACTCTCAAATCTGCTGAGAAGCCTTCCGCAGCTGCGAACCAAGTGGACAACCATAATCATGCCGCGGATTTGGCTATTGCTAAGGCGGAGCACGAAGTCAAC
The Ascochyta rabiei chromosome 9, complete sequence DNA segment above includes these coding regions:
- a CDS encoding protein that induces appearance of [PIN+] prion when overproduced, whose protein sequence is MSSFQNAMINRSLGDIKNNLQFLLESEVITPAQHDAMLQQLPVSAENSTRALPSAPAQQVTNQLSQMNLQPTPSHTPAPASEKKQNIGYYADSLANPPPPAYPSTPSLPVGPTILAYASAMYQYNAQDAGDLALLPNDKVAVTEYMNAEWWKGKNERTGQEGIFPASYVRKEEKSMVPAPSNYGNMPLDVSNGAASGPVAAQQAAPGEPSKFEQGGKKFGKKLGNAAIFGAGATIGGNIVNSIF
- a CDS encoding Protein mlp1 codes for the protein MAAPAVDASYLAASYSVPETTFQSLLSDPTVELVQSLLVQIEAKAREYDDLRSDKIKVDVELEAAVQSGDARARTLKASADKAQKEVEQLQQKLAREELARQQIEKELNDLKNSSTSSASEVQALQSRIKTLESQNRDTLAMHEAKGVAHDRLAKELSDQHQKFVDLRKQVSALEESKQSLENAAANVKFRETNFQQEIELLRKNNEWFEGELKTRSEDQTKYRKEKNAQVAELQRANAEASETIDTLRRTETSLRQHIEKIEQKADESRARIEQLEDEATQNQSSFRNELDSARRLATLHQESAELVKGRLQQLQAELAQLSDNAALEIGQLQAEVESERNKVAEAEGRIAELETGQENLLAQISELENAARMPATPRRPMNSAFETPGRAGSPAVFSPGGSRLKGGMSVTHLYSENMQLKSEIRTLREKSEEKDATLAEMLESLEQAQPEIEELRRENEMLTNQTTEISALLDEATADREAARKDVRKAVGDLEGTYRECTTLRQQLQDTVTQMQLLLWRQEASERGMESLTPEQQERVLHAAQHNNEMPDNQIEENTATGHLIAKHLLLFTDIQSCSQKNQELLAAIRSVAESHEGQEARDKAEQHKKDEEELGQLRGKLADQEEQIRSLDLRLKSVTKEREMYRRITTSRGHQLNADGTPDFGQSFDSRAAFATPPPGGSFNMDQTPHSKEVAGYEKLIKDLQSHLDLLREENATDRATLKQQVDSLTKESNQLQSDKLRLDNQVRREQDRYTHLEGNMKLLQSEKTTLQERYASIQDALAKQDEKVDKAQQEALDAAARAEGLDREIVNLKASQTMWKTIEARLTERNKELTDERDRLSKMVTDVQSLRNEQELSNAENRRRLQDRVDALEAELSITQRKLEDEIAEHKKTTQQRDYERTDAQRRIDDFIKAKNEADVKFASANTARQQLEQRVTELQSQLQSAEERAQALRPRQTNRADEDNEDATNREEELEAQVTELQRKIERKQEDLEVANGQIETFQAIAQEAEDQLRSQLETHEQYEQEMNAAQQEKDATIADLQQRVDEISSELATSNTELTELRGQHEQETLRLTQQKDALETEIARLKGDVTDYKAEVDNQAQLVASQAEIATRAQQDYEHELAKHGETMKSLRVLRDEHNQLKMEIAQFKAQAEAAQATLAQNEEHWTTTREQFESQIAEAQRNYDGAKQHNKTLLRQFDDYKTQIEALKSNRAAASDDAANTTSNSSGLQEINDYLRREKEILEVQLNLKDQEVKRQEQQLNHFQTQLDQAREKLIAEQGKAQQGGSNLQSLQTQVEQLNVYRESTTTLRNENRRIEAQLAEKNTEMESLHEQLEPLQARVAELEGEIELHLGHLKAVEEDRDRWQKRHQDVLQRYDRIDPKELEDLKQQIETLQTERDQATGQVTELKEQVTGLNEKMQSTEGTQATAMEEAVNIAVRAAKQDAKERFNKLHGEKMGVVRAEVAALTTERNELQEKLASVQQELDIARQQATLTQSESTQSQEQLTSLQQQLEELKSQLASAQQELETTKTARDEAVARADASSSANVDVNKGEEGQIDETNSEPLQQEAERLKIRVTEAENKEKAASNAAAGLQVQLGFAREKITELEQKEAEDKTRIVKLEADLKAAQSSAPAETETETQTAVEPSTAAPYSDEIDKLKEELAAAQKEVEDLRTRAEAAEAAASNAKSVAPTEAQPNNEQLEATKAQLEEREARVAELELTLQQRQTMLDQRETKIAGRESKAQDLREQANNKIRSIRKETDEEKAKLAVQHQAEIDQLKKQIVASATTTPGTPKAPTSETPIKSESIPWPDANKDQIRVWMNSNKEAKEVAQMIVSKYTAPLKSEIGELNKEIETLKSAEKPSAAANQVDNHNHAADLAIAKAEHEVNLKTALEQKEAMMNRQSELKVKLTKGQLSALKVKWAVFEKAAKETPTEEVAKVYEEAKNAKDTTTQTSTPARPQSAASVQQPGLPQPGGIPRPLSALGQQVPVSAQTNGAPNPFQQSGQNAGSNAALNPFTQSARGIVAPGLANQVQTAPGQQVQTQNAGRGHGTGPAALKSLVGAGQTGIPRGGSGIPQPGSGIPQLGGRGAGRGQQQQTVAQIQSGIARGGAAARGGRGGGRGQGQSQNNSPRTSLNPGASQFQPGQGAGRGQKRNADGEAEGSGARGNKRPRGGRGGQGGGEGAGGAPAAAE
- a CDS encoding protein that induces appearance of [PIN+] prion when overproduced, variant 2, which codes for MSSFQNAMINRSLGDIKNNLQFLLESEVITPAQHDAMLQQLPVSAENSTRALPSAPAQQVTNQLSQMNLQPTPSHTPAPASEKKQNIGYYADSLANPPPPAYPSTPSLPVGPTILAYASAMYQYNAQDAGDLALLPNDKVAVTEYMNAEWWKGKNERTGQEGIFPASYVRKEEKSMVPAPSNYGNMPLDVSNGAASGPVAAQQAAPGEPSKFEQGGKKFGKKLGNAAIFGAGATIGGKIVNGIF